One window of the Lactococcus lactis genome contains the following:
- a CDS encoding deoxynucleoside kinase yields MIVLAGTIGAGKSSLAKALGEHLKTDVFYEAVDNNPVLDLYYQDPQKYAFLLQIYFLNKRFESIKMAYRQDNNVLDRSIFEDELFLTLNYKNGNVTKTELEIYQDLLANMLEELDGMPKKCPDLLVYIDVSFETMLSRIAQRGRSFEQIENQEGLKDYYAQVHDEYPDWYKNYNISPKLRIDGDSIDFVNNPEHLDEVLGQIDDELKKLDLL; encoded by the coding sequence TTGATCGTATTAGCAGGTACAATTGGTGCAGGGAAGTCGAGTCTAGCAAAGGCTTTAGGAGAACATTTGAAAACGGATGTTTTTTATGAAGCGGTGGACAATAATCCTGTTCTTGATCTTTATTATCAAGACCCTCAAAAGTATGCTTTCTTGCTACAAATCTATTTTTTGAATAAACGTTTTGAATCAATTAAAATGGCTTATCGTCAGGATAATAACGTGCTTGACCGTTCGATTTTTGAGGATGAACTTTTCCTAACTTTGAACTATAAAAATGGAAATGTAACAAAAACTGAATTGGAAATTTATCAAGATTTATTAGCAAATATGTTAGAAGAACTTGATGGAATGCCCAAAAAATGTCCGGATTTATTGGTTTATATTGATGTGTCATTTGAAACAATGCTCTCAAGAATTGCACAACGTGGACGTTCATTTGAACAAATTGAAAATCAAGAAGGACTAAAAGATTATTATGCTCAAGTGCATGATGAATATCCTGATTGGTATAAAAATTACAACATTTCGCCAAAATTGAGAATCGATGGTGATTCTATTGATTTTGTCAATAATCCTGAACATCTTGATGAAGTTTTGGGACAAATCGATGATGAGTTGAAAAAACTAGATTTGCTTTAA
- a CDS encoding homoserine dehydrogenase, with protein sequence MTVNIAILGFGTVGTGLPTLISENKEKLSKILDEEIVISKVLMRDEKAIEKARAQGYQYDFVLTLEEILADSEISIVVELMGRIEPAKTYITKVIKAGKNVVTANKDLLAVHGTELRALAEKHHVALYYEAAVAGGIPILRTLANSFSSDKITHLLGILNGTSNFMMTKMSEEAWTYDQSLAKAQELGYAESDPTNDVDGIDASYKLAILSEFAFGMTLSPDQISKSGLRTIQKTDVEIAQQFGYVLKLTGEINEVESGIFAEVSPTFLPKSHPLASVNGVMNAVFIESDGIGDSMFYGAGAGQKPTATSVLADIVRIVKRVKDGTIGKPFNEYARPTSLANPHDIVNKYYFSVETPDSTGQLLRLVELFTSEDVSFEQVLQQKGDGHRAVVVIISHQINRVQLLAIQDKLKEEVDFKLLNYFKVLGD encoded by the coding sequence ATGACAGTAAATATAGCAATATTGGGGTTTGGGACAGTTGGAACTGGGCTTCCAACTTTAATTTCTGAGAATAAAGAAAAACTATCAAAAATTTTAGATGAAGAAATCGTCATTTCAAAAGTTTTGATGAGAGATGAAAAAGCAATTGAAAAAGCTAGAGCACAGGGTTATCAATATGATTTTGTTCTAACTTTAGAAGAAATTTTGGCTGATTCTGAGATTTCAATTGTTGTTGAGTTGATGGGACGGATTGAACCGGCTAAGACCTACATTACGAAAGTGATTAAAGCGGGTAAAAATGTTGTCACAGCCAATAAGGATTTACTGGCTGTTCATGGAACTGAATTGCGTGCTTTGGCAGAGAAACATCATGTTGCTCTTTATTATGAAGCGGCTGTTGCTGGTGGGATTCCAATCTTAAGAACTTTAGCCAATTCATTTTCATCAGACAAAATCACACATCTTTTAGGAATTCTTAATGGAACAAGTAATTTTATGATGACGAAAATGTCAGAGGAGGCATGGACTTACGACCAATCTTTGGCCAAAGCTCAAGAACTTGGTTATGCTGAATCTGACCCAACAAATGATGTTGACGGAATTGATGCCAGTTATAAATTAGCGATTTTAAGTGAATTTGCTTTCGGAATGACTCTAAGTCCTGATCAAATTTCTAAATCTGGCCTCAGAACGATTCAAAAAACTGACGTTGAAATTGCTCAACAATTTGGCTATGTTTTAAAATTGACAGGTGAAATTAATGAGGTTGAATCAGGAATTTTCGCTGAGGTTAGCCCAACTTTTCTTCCAAAAAGTCATCCATTGGCCAGTGTCAATGGTGTTATGAATGCTGTTTTTATTGAATCAGATGGAATTGGGGATTCAATGTTCTATGGGGCGGGAGCAGGTCAAAAGCCAACCGCTACGAGTGTTTTAGCTGATATTGTTCGAATTGTTAAACGGGTAAAAGATGGAACAATTGGGAAGCCGTTTAATGAATACGCACGTCCAACGAGCTTAGCTAATCCTCATGATATTGTAAATAAATATTATTTTTCCGTTGAAACACCAGATTCAACTGGGCAATTATTGCGCTTGGTGGAGTTATTTACAAGTGAAGATGTCTCTTTTGAACAAGTTTTACAACAAAAAGGTGATGGACATCGTGCAGTTGTTGTGATTATCAGTCATCAGATTAACCGCGTTCAACTTTTGGCCATTCAAGATAAATTAAAAGAAGAAGTAGATTTTAAATTACTTAATTATTTTAAAGTTTTGGGGGACTAG
- a CDS encoding bifunctional folylpolyglutamate synthase/dihydrofolate synthase, whose amino-acid sequence MSIEEALEWIHSRLKFNIRPGLSRVSALLELLGHPEESLSMIHVAGTNGKGSTVAFTRSIFMQAGLKVASFTSPFITTFGERMSINALPIADDKLIYYVELIQPLVAELDKDAELTGITEFEIITAMAFKYFADEQVDLAVIEVGLGGLLDSTNVIKPVVSGITTIGLDHIDILGSTIEEIAAQKAGIIKPGIPVVVGNIELKALRVIREVARKNTARVYQFPYDYRTEVEEHEHFNFFSGQEAILDIEKSLVGLHQIENAGMAIELSQVYASKVGIELTEDVIRSGIREAFWPARMEKLGEKPLILLDGAHNVHAMNRLLENLSSEFPDKKITIIFSAITTKDISQMIKMLQTVKNSHLILTTFDYPKALNLGDFQKLEEEGVELAPSWELALVRAQKNLAEDDLLLVTGSLYFSSQVREFLKKEK is encoded by the coding sequence ATGTCTATAGAAGAAGCATTGGAATGGATACATTCACGTTTAAAATTTAATATTCGCCCAGGCCTAAGTCGTGTTTCGGCCCTTTTAGAATTGCTTGGTCATCCAGAAGAGTCTTTGTCAATGATTCACGTTGCTGGAACAAATGGAAAAGGCTCCACAGTCGCTTTCACACGCTCAATCTTTATGCAGGCAGGTCTGAAGGTTGCTTCTTTCACAAGTCCTTTCATCACCACTTTTGGTGAGCGGATGTCGATTAATGCACTCCCGATTGCTGATGATAAATTAATTTATTATGTAGAATTGATCCAGCCTCTTGTTGCTGAACTTGATAAAGATGCTGAACTAACTGGAATTACCGAATTTGAAATTATCACGGCAATGGCTTTTAAATATTTCGCTGATGAGCAGGTTGATTTAGCGGTTATTGAAGTTGGTTTAGGCGGACTTCTTGATTCAACAAATGTGATTAAACCTGTTGTTTCTGGAATTACAACAATTGGTTTAGATCATATTGATATTCTTGGTTCGACCATTGAAGAAATCGCAGCTCAAAAGGCTGGAATTATTAAACCAGGAATTCCAGTAGTTGTTGGAAATATTGAATTAAAAGCACTTCGGGTTATACGGGAAGTGGCTAGAAAAAATACAGCGCGTGTTTATCAATTTCCATATGATTATCGTACGGAAGTGGAAGAACACGAACATTTTAATTTCTTTTCTGGTCAAGAAGCAATATTGGATATTGAAAAATCTTTAGTTGGCTTACATCAAATAGAAAATGCTGGTATGGCTATTGAACTTTCTCAGGTTTATGCAAGTAAGGTTGGGATTGAATTGACTGAGGATGTGATTCGTTCTGGAATTCGTGAAGCTTTTTGGCCAGCTCGTATGGAAAAATTGGGTGAAAAACCACTCATTTTACTGGATGGTGCTCATAATGTTCATGCGATGAATCGTTTGCTTGAAAACCTTAGCTCTGAGTTTCCAGATAAAAAGATTACAATCATTTTTTCAGCCATTACTACAAAAGATATTAGTCAAATGATAAAAATGCTTCAAACTGTGAAAAATTCGCATCTGATTTTGACAACTTTTGATTATCCGAAAGCTTTGAATTTGGGGGATTTTCAAAAATTGGAAGAAGAAGGGGTTGAATTGGCTCCAAGTTGGGAATTAGCTTTAGTTCGTGCGCAAAAAAATTTAGCTGAAGATGATTTGTTATTAGTTACAGGCTCTCTCTATTTCTCATCTCAAGTTCGTGAGTTTTTGAAAAAAGAGAAGTAA